The sequence TACTTGTATGTATAAATCCTTCAACAAGCATAAAAAAGAAAATTGGTGCAACGATTCTACCTAAGTAGCGAAACCAAATAGGAGTATCAGGTATAAATTGCCCTATATGATCCAATAGCATTAATATGGTCATAATCATCTTAAGTTGAAACCCATTAAATATTTTAATTTTCATAAGTCACCTCTAATGTTTTATTCTAAAAATATAAGTATAGATATGCAAATATACTATATAACTTTATAACTTTAATTTATGTAGCAGTCAAAGTAAAAACACATACATTTAGAAGTCTTATCTAATAAGTAAGAAGTAACCCCTATGATGTTTACTTTTCTGCTTTTTCATACTTACTTAGATACAAAGATACATAAAGCCCAACTATAAACAAACCTAAACCTATTAAATATCTAGAATCCAACTGGAATCCAGGAAATATAGGAATAATTGAACCTATGACAAAGCCTAATACTGCATAATTTGTATATCCAAAGGCTCTTTTAAATAGCCAGCTAATTAGCCTAGCAAATAAAACAATGCTAAGTACAAAACCAATACCTAAAGGAAAGAGAATTTGTATATTAATACTTGCTATACTATCAAGTACCAACTCATATGCACCTATATACATCAATATAAATGAAGCACTTACACCAGGTATTATGGTTCCAAAGCCTATAATAGAACCATATATAATTAGATGAAGTATTCCATCACCACTATTAGGAATTATATTCATTACTTTCCCTTCTAAAACAGAAAATACAACAGCAATTCCTAAGGTTATTATAAATGGTATAAGATATGAATATTTAAAGCCTTTTTTATTAGCCTGCTTAAATAAAGTTGGGAATGTCCCTATTATAAGTCCTATAAAGAGATATTTAACCTCAATATTATAATTTTTGAACAAATAATTTATAAGTCTACTAAATACTAATATCCCAAATCCCCCACCTAGTGCTATAGGAAAAAAAAATACTACATTCTCTTTAAAACTCTTAAAAACATGAGCAATTGCATCTGTAATTCTCTCATATATGCCAAATATCACTGCAAGAGTACCTCCACTTACACCTGGTGCAATAGCTCCTACACTTAATGCCATCCCTTTCAAAAATCCTATTAGAAATTTCATAAAACCTCCCCCTTATTGCATATTACTATGCCTATTAATACCTATACATTACTATGTGATTATGAATTTACCTATATGTTTTTATGCTTTTCTATAGCTATTATTGAAATCACACAATATATTAGTAACCATAAACATATAATAATACTTCATTTTTTATTATAATTATATTATCACACTCACAATAATCCTACTATATAATCTTAAATACCAAATATAAAACCTCTTAGTCTATCCCACTAATGGAGAAAGAGTCTAAGAGGTTACACTAATTTAATTACTTACTTAATACATCTATAAAAGACTGAGTAACATAAGTTTTCCCACTGGTTAATTCTGGTGCTTGTTCAAGTCTACCAAGGCTCTTGTTATATCCATACTCTTCCTTGCCTATAGTCAGTATAAATGAAACATTACCTTTTCTTAAAATCACGCTTCTATTTTCATTATTCCATTCAACTTCATACCCTAAATGTTCAGCTATTTTTCTTAAAGGTACCATTACAACCTCATCTTTTTTATAGCTATCAGATTTAATTATCTCAGCAATCTCATCTATTAAGCTACTTTCATCTGTGACTTCATCAGCCTCGTCTGTAGTTACTATATCCTCGGCAAATTCTTTTTTAAGTACTATTATCTTACTTGGGTTAGTCTGTGCAGGAATACTTTTAGTAGTGATTGTATAGAAAACTACTAAATCCTGGTTATGTAACTCCTCTTCCTTACACTCTTCTCCCTTCTGATCTGTTATAATAGTATCTTCTGATATATTAAGCTTTAGAAAATTGTCTACACTTACTAATTCCTCATTGAAATTAGAGTGCTTTATAAAGGCCCTTTCTTCTTCATCTTTTATAATAACTAACTCTGGATTAATTCTAGGAGGATATATCATTATCATCGGCATGTCTTTCCTATAGTAGCCTGTAAGCTTTTGACCTTCTTTTAATTCTGAACTTTTAATGGTCTCTCCTGTTCCTTGGTCTACAATCATAGTTTCTTCTGATAAACTAAATACTCCAATAATTTCATCTGTATTTCCATCTGTTAGTGAGACAAATAAATACCCTTCCTGTGCCTTAATTTCCTTAATTGAACCTTCAAAGGTTATATAATTTATCTTCTCTTCCCATGAGTCAATTGCTGATATAGTCTTATATTCAGATAGCAAGGAACTTTCCTCCATAGCTATTGGCTCTTCAACTATTGAAGTGGCATATATTGGCGTAATACCTGATGAGATTACTAGAGCTAGAGATAGTGCTCTAACTATTTTTACTGGTCTTTTCATATGAATTCTCCTTTCTTCTTATGTTCTTTACAATAGTTTGACGATAATATCAAAAGAAGGTTCCATAAAATAAAAAGAAAAGCTTCTATCAATACATTAAAAATCAACGAAGCTTTTCTATTCGTTTTATAAGGTAGAAATGTTATTTTCAATTTCTGCGAGAATGTTTGGG comes from Proteiniborus sp. DW1 and encodes:
- a CDS encoding DUF368 domain-containing protein, which translates into the protein MKFLIGFLKGMALSVGAIAPGVSGGTLAVIFGIYERITDAIAHVFKSFKENVVFFFPIALGGGFGILVFSRLINYLFKNYNIEVKYLFIGLIIGTFPTLFKQANKKGFKYSYLIPFIITLGIAVVFSVLEGKVMNIIPNSGDGILHLIIYGSIIGFGTIIPGVSASFILMYIGAYELVLDSIASINIQILFPLGIGFVLSIVLFARLISWLFKRAFGYTNYAVLGFVIGSIIPIFPGFQLDSRYLIGLGLFIVGLYVSLYLSKYEKAEK
- a CDS encoding copper amine oxidase N-terminal domain-containing protein codes for the protein MKRPVKIVRALSLALVISSGITPIYATSIVEEPIAMEESSLLSEYKTISAIDSWEEKINYITFEGSIKEIKAQEGYLFVSLTDGNTDEIIGVFSLSEETMIVDQGTGETIKSSELKEGQKLTGYYRKDMPMIMIYPPRINPELVIIKDEEERAFIKHSNFNEELVSVDNFLKLNISEDTIITDQKGEECKEEELHNQDLVVFYTITTKSIPAQTNPSKIIVLKKEFAEDIVTTDEADEVTDESSLIDEIAEIIKSDSYKKDEVVMVPLRKIAEHLGYEVEWNNENRSVILRKGNVSFILTIGKEEYGYNKSLGRLEQAPELTSGKTYVTQSFIDVLSK